A window of the Leptospira bourretii genome harbors these coding sequences:
- a CDS encoding MarR family winged helix-turn-helix transcriptional regulator codes for MSETLLLMRRFLSDEFENKRIGMRFEEWMSLLPLAESESLNQKELSERLVKDKTTISRLVDGWVKKNWVKREISESDKRQYNLRFTKKGKEVWEKGLPIISSADLVFRKDLTEADEKELYLLLFKIQSSVQLACNEK; via the coding sequence ATGAGCGAAACTTTGCTTCTGATGCGTAGGTTTCTCTCTGACGAATTTGAAAATAAAAGAATCGGGATGCGGTTTGAAGAATGGATGTCGCTTCTTCCTTTGGCAGAATCGGAAAGTTTAAACCAAAAGGAATTGAGTGAACGGTTGGTAAAAGACAAAACTACTATTTCGAGACTTGTGGATGGTTGGGTCAAAAAAAATTGGGTGAAACGAGAAATCTCGGAATCTGACAAACGCCAATACAATCTACGGTTTACCAAAAAAGGAAAAGAAGTTTGGGAAAAGGGACTTCCCATCATCTCATCGGCTGACCTTGTTTTTCGAAAGGACCTAACAGAGGCAGACGAAAAAGAGCTTTATCTACTACTTTTCAAAATCCAATCTTCAGTCCAACTTGCTTGTAATGAGAAATAA
- a CDS encoding tetratricopeptide repeat protein: MSGPIVRNYKGGSIVYFEKDKAEDIFVLQKGRVVLTYTNINGVELKEDVKLGEFFGVKSAIGRYPREETAQVIGAATVLVFKVPEFEKFVSDKTHLIIKMLKVFSSQLRQVHRQVREILGQGEAKNPAFELMNVAEVFYKNGNFEHAAYAFEKYLQHYPDGMYVDRARQLVDLARKKTPFPLTIQELVYKPEPGAQAGKLQEMLKTMAVPSQNSGSSIDPNSILSQYDKASTLMNAGKYAESIDLFKTVSERTDSVTQEEEQFVENSLFYMGKSSFKAKDYPGAITHFSSFIKKYPKGLLLKENLYHLALATEASGEKEKAKQLFQKVTQMPPLDDSISEDAKSKLKGGK; the protein is encoded by the coding sequence TTGTCAGGTCCCATAGTACGTAATTACAAAGGAGGTTCCATCGTCTACTTCGAGAAAGACAAGGCGGAGGATATCTTTGTACTACAAAAAGGTCGTGTTGTACTAACTTACACGAATATCAACGGTGTGGAACTGAAAGAAGATGTAAAACTCGGTGAGTTTTTCGGAGTGAAGAGTGCCATCGGTCGTTATCCTAGAGAAGAGACGGCACAAGTCATAGGAGCCGCTACAGTTCTTGTCTTCAAAGTCCCCGAATTCGAGAAATTTGTCTCAGACAAAACCCATCTCATCATCAAAATGCTCAAAGTGTTCTCAAGCCAACTCCGCCAGGTCCACCGCCAGGTTAGGGAAATCCTCGGACAAGGAGAAGCCAAGAACCCCGCTTTTGAACTGATGAACGTTGCGGAAGTTTTTTATAAAAATGGAAACTTTGAACACGCAGCCTACGCTTTCGAAAAATACTTACAACATTATCCGGACGGAATGTACGTAGACCGGGCCCGCCAACTCGTTGATTTAGCTCGTAAAAAAACTCCTTTCCCTCTCACCATACAAGAGTTAGTTTATAAACCGGAACCGGGAGCCCAAGCGGGCAAACTCCAAGAAATGTTAAAAACGATGGCAGTCCCATCCCAAAACTCTGGTTCGAGTATTGATCCCAATTCCATTCTTTCCCAATATGATAAGGCCTCGACTCTTATGAATGCAGGGAAATATGCAGAATCCATCGATCTATTCAAAACTGTATCTGAGAGGACAGATTCTGTTACCCAAGAAGAAGAACAGTTTGTCGAAAACTCCTTATTTTATATGGGTAAGTCTAGTTTCAAAGCCAAGGACTATCCCGGTGCGATAACCCATTTTTCTAGTTTTATTAAAAAATACCCCAAAGGTCTTTTACTCAAAGAAAACCTCTACCACCTAGCACTTGCAACAGAAGCTTCGGGGGAAAAAGAAAAAGCCAAACAGTTATTCCAAAAGGTAACTCAAATGCCACCTTTGGATGATAGTATCTCGGAAGATGCTAAATCCAAACTCAAAGGAGGCAAATAG
- the prmC gene encoding peptide chain release factor N(5)-glutamine methyltransferase translates to MAEQPGTLLYYLKRSAEFLEKKEIPNPRVDAEWILSDLLNLPRIKLYSQFEMPLGQKEIDTYRERIVDRSKRKPVAYITGKKGFHKFEYLVTEDVLIPRPETEELVDYLWKKKEELSFTEPSPLQIWDLCSGSGCIGLSLTQLLPSSVVTLSDLSEKAIDVSRRNAEKYNLNDRTNFYVSDLDLALPKDLQFDLIVSNPPYIPESEKPEIMPDVLDYEPHMALFVSDFKEFHKRLLSVVLSRLKPGGKLMIETHPLYIKELEEMAKSLGFVGLKIILDSSKKERFLFAEMPSKS, encoded by the coding sequence ATGGCGGAACAACCAGGAACTCTTCTTTATTATCTGAAACGATCCGCAGAATTTCTGGAGAAAAAAGAAATTCCAAATCCCCGTGTGGACGCAGAATGGATCCTTTCCGATCTTTTGAATCTTCCTCGCATCAAATTGTATTCCCAGTTTGAAATGCCACTGGGCCAAAAAGAAATCGACACTTACCGCGAACGAATAGTCGATCGAAGCAAAAGAAAACCTGTCGCCTACATCACTGGCAAAAAAGGATTTCATAAATTTGAATACTTGGTAACAGAAGATGTCCTCATCCCAAGGCCCGAAACAGAAGAACTTGTGGATTACCTTTGGAAAAAAAAAGAAGAACTATCTTTCACTGAACCGAGTCCTTTACAAATTTGGGACCTTTGTTCGGGGAGTGGATGTATTGGCCTTAGCCTAACACAGCTTCTACCGTCAAGTGTTGTGACTCTCTCCGACCTTTCAGAAAAAGCAATTGATGTGAGCCGGCGTAATGCGGAAAAATACAACTTAAACGACAGAACCAATTTTTATGTTTCTGATTTGGATTTAGCACTCCCAAAAGATTTACAATTTGATTTGATTGTCTCCAACCCCCCTTATATTCCAGAATCAGAAAAACCAGAGATTATGCCGGATGTTCTCGACTATGAACCACATATGGCACTTTTTGTTTCTGATTTTAAAGAATTCCACAAACGATTGTTATCTGTAGTATTGAGTCGACTAAAACCAGGTGGGAAACTAATGATAGAAACCCATCCTTTGTATATCAAAGAACTAGAGGAGATGGCAAAAAGTTTGGGTTTTGTAGGGTTGAAAATCATCTTAGACAGTTCTAAAAAAGAAAGGTTTTTATTTGCTGAGATGCCGTCCAAATCCTAG
- a CDS encoding malate dehydrogenase, with translation MSKKVKVAVTGAAGQIGYALLFRIASGQMFGPDTAVELQLLELEQALPAAKGVIMELDDCAFPLLEKVSVSSNIDEAFRDINWALLVGSVPRKAGMERGDLLKINGGIFTTQGKAIEKNAASDVRVLVVGNPCNTNALIAMNNAKGVPSDRWFAMTGLDENRAKTQLAQKAGVLVKDVSNVAIWGNHSATQYPDFYNAKIKGKPATDLISDTEWLKGDFISTVQKRGAAIIAARGASSAASAANAVVDTVHNIVTPTKAGDWFSAACHSNGEYGVDKGLIFGYPLKSDGKKVEIVTGLEINAFGKEKFDITHNELKEERNEVKDMLG, from the coding sequence ATGAGCAAAAAAGTAAAAGTTGCTGTTACAGGTGCTGCCGGACAAATCGGATACGCACTATTATTTCGTATCGCTTCAGGACAAATGTTTGGACCTGACACTGCAGTAGAACTCCAATTGTTGGAATTAGAACAAGCCCTTCCTGCTGCTAAAGGTGTCATTATGGAATTGGACGACTGTGCTTTCCCGTTACTCGAAAAAGTATCAGTTTCTTCTAACATTGATGAGGCGTTCCGTGATATCAACTGGGCACTTCTTGTTGGTTCTGTTCCAAGAAAAGCGGGAATGGAAAGGGGAGACCTACTTAAAATCAACGGTGGAATTTTTACAACACAAGGAAAGGCAATCGAAAAGAATGCTGCAAGTGACGTAAGAGTTCTTGTGGTTGGTAACCCATGTAATACAAATGCTCTCATTGCCATGAACAATGCAAAAGGTGTTCCGTCTGACAGATGGTTTGCGATGACAGGACTTGATGAAAATCGTGCAAAAACTCAACTTGCGCAAAAAGCGGGAGTTCTTGTCAAAGACGTATCCAATGTTGCGATTTGGGGAAACCACTCGGCAACTCAATACCCTGACTTTTACAATGCAAAAATCAAAGGAAAACCAGCAACAGATTTGATTTCCGATACAGAATGGTTAAAAGGTGATTTTATCTCTACTGTTCAAAAACGGGGAGCAGCGATCATTGCAGCGCGCGGAGCATCTTCTGCGGCTTCTGCAGCAAATGCAGTAGTTGATACAGTGCATAACATTGTCACTCCGACTAAAGCTGGTGATTGGTTCAGTGCTGCTTGCCACTCTAATGGTGAGTATGGCGTGGACAAAGGTCTTATCTTTGGATACCCACTCAAGTCTGATGGTAAAAAAGTAGAGATCGTCACTGGTCTTGAAATCAATGCTTTCGGTAAGGAAAAATTTGACATCACTCACAACGAGTTGAAAGAAGAAAGAAACGAAGTAAAAGACATGTTAGGTTAA
- a CDS encoding LIC_10271 family cell wall hydrolase, with protein MRKLRYFLIFLGFFLLFPISAKQSPKPEQASNYRVVKGDSWFGIARKFKVSAETLAKLNGRTTSENLYERELLRIPNGNEKISLSSPESLIKEKPSYPLERKERVVKKYSELTYDPYKGIQFVRGNSSLVRASLPGKVVHVDYMDGYENFVILEHQNGLYSIYGNLERIQVTEGQQVKSKDRLGILSKDKGLYFQVNKQKKSLNPERILEGGI; from the coding sequence ATGCGAAAACTTCGATACTTTCTAATTTTTTTAGGGTTCTTTCTTTTATTCCCAATTTCCGCCAAACAAAGTCCAAAACCAGAGCAGGCTTCCAATTACCGTGTGGTCAAAGGGGATTCCTGGTTTGGGATCGCTCGAAAATTCAAAGTTTCAGCTGAAACCTTAGCCAAGTTAAATGGTCGTACCACAAGTGAAAATCTCTATGAAAGAGAATTGCTGAGGATTCCTAATGGAAACGAAAAGATTTCTCTTTCCTCCCCCGAATCACTCATCAAAGAAAAACCTTCCTACCCTTTGGAAAGGAAAGAACGAGTCGTAAAAAAATATTCTGAACTCACCTATGACCCTTACAAAGGAATCCAATTTGTTAGAGGGAACTCTTCTCTTGTACGGGCGAGTTTACCCGGAAAAGTGGTCCATGTCGATTATATGGACGGGTATGAAAACTTTGTCATCCTAGAACACCAAAATGGACTCTATTCCATTTACGGAAACTTGGAACGAATTCAGGTTACTGAAGGCCAACAAGTGAAATCCAAAGACCGACTCGGAATTTTATCCAAAGACAAAGGCCTCTACTTCCAAGTGAACAAACAAAAAAAGAGTTTAAATCCCGAACGAATTTTGGAGGGAGGAATTTAA
- the fusA gene encoding elongation factor G yields the protein MTSATETKRDPKLERIRNIGISAHIDSGKTTLTERILFYTNKIHAIHEVRGKDGVGATMDSMDLERERGITIQSAATYATWKDITINIIDTPGHVDFTIEVERSLRVLDSAIMVLCGVAGVQSQSITVDRQMKRYSVPRVAFINKLDRTGANPWRVIEQLREKLHLNAHAVQLPIGLENDLKGIVDLVEMKAYYFEGPNGQDIKITDIPDELKDQANEKREALLDAVSLFSDELTEEMLEGAPTEARIREAIRRGVLALKFVPVFMGSAFKNKGVQRLLDGVADYLASPYDVENKAKEIGNEENEFNLESDPEKPLVCLAFKLEDGRYGQLTYVRVYQGRLEKGMTIYNSSNNKRHNIGRLVRMHSNDMEDISKAEAGDIVALFGIDCASGDTFTDGKAKVTMESMFVPNPVISLTIECKESKQLPNLAKALNRFTKEDPTFQTEIDKESGQTIIKGMGELHLEVYIERMKREYGVDLVTGAPQVAYRETITKSAEFDYTHKKQTGGQGQFSRVAGYIEPIPQEEGKDYEFVDKIVGGSIPREYIGSCDKGFRSCLERGSLIGFPIIGVRCVINDGAYHDVDSSDMAFQIGARYGFRQGFGKAAPIILEPIMRVEVEGPTEFQGAILASVNQRRGMILNTTEENGYAKIEAEVPLADMFGYSTVLRSSTQGKAEFAMEFSKYAPVPRNVADELMKKYKVNNKEEE from the coding sequence ATGACCTCTGCGACAGAAACCAAACGCGACCCTAAATTGGAAAGAATCCGTAACATCGGAATTTCCGCGCACATTGACTCGGGTAAAACAACCCTTACTGAACGTATTTTATTTTATACGAACAAAATCCACGCCATCCACGAAGTACGTGGTAAAGACGGTGTGGGTGCGACTATGGACAGTATGGATCTCGAAAGAGAAAGAGGGATCACAATCCAATCAGCGGCAACCTACGCCACTTGGAAAGACATTACCATCAACATCATCGACACTCCGGGCCACGTTGACTTTACCATCGAAGTAGAACGTTCCCTTCGTGTACTTGACTCTGCGATTATGGTTCTTTGTGGGGTTGCAGGCGTTCAGTCTCAGTCCATTACGGTTGACCGTCAGATGAAACGTTATAGCGTTCCGCGTGTTGCTTTTATCAACAAACTTGATAGAACTGGTGCAAACCCATGGCGTGTGATCGAACAACTTCGTGAAAAACTCCATCTCAATGCACACGCTGTACAACTTCCAATCGGACTCGAAAACGACCTGAAAGGGATTGTCGACTTAGTCGAGATGAAAGCGTATTATTTCGAAGGTCCAAACGGACAAGATATCAAAATCACTGATATCCCTGACGAGTTAAAAGACCAAGCAAACGAAAAACGCGAGGCTCTTCTTGATGCAGTTTCTCTTTTCAGTGATGAACTCACAGAAGAGATGTTAGAAGGTGCACCAACAGAAGCACGAATCAGAGAAGCGATTCGTCGTGGGGTTCTTGCACTTAAATTTGTTCCTGTATTTATGGGTTCTGCCTTTAAAAACAAAGGAGTTCAAAGACTTCTTGATGGAGTTGCGGATTATCTTGCATCTCCTTACGATGTAGAGAACAAAGCAAAAGAAATCGGAAACGAAGAAAACGAATTCAACTTAGAATCAGATCCAGAAAAACCATTGGTTTGTCTTGCATTCAAACTAGAAGACGGTCGTTACGGTCAGTTAACTTATGTTCGCGTTTACCAAGGTAGACTCGAAAAAGGGATGACGATCTATAACTCATCTAACAACAAACGCCACAATATTGGTCGTCTTGTCCGTATGCACTCTAACGATATGGAAGATATTTCTAAAGCAGAAGCAGGAGATATCGTAGCTCTATTTGGTATTGATTGTGCCTCTGGGGATACTTTCACAGATGGAAAAGCAAAAGTGACTATGGAGTCCATGTTTGTTCCAAACCCGGTGATCTCTCTTACTATTGAATGTAAAGAATCAAAACAACTTCCAAACCTTGCGAAAGCTCTGAACCGATTCACGAAGGAAGATCCTACCTTCCAAACAGAAATTGATAAAGAGTCTGGACAAACCATCATCAAAGGGATGGGAGAACTCCACCTCGAAGTTTATATCGAACGTATGAAACGTGAATACGGAGTGGATCTAGTCACAGGTGCACCACAGGTTGCTTACCGTGAAACCATCACTAAGTCTGCAGAATTTGATTACACTCACAAAAAACAAACGGGTGGTCAAGGTCAGTTCTCTCGTGTGGCTGGTTACATCGAACCAATCCCACAAGAAGAAGGAAAAGACTACGAATTCGTAGATAAAATCGTGGGTGGTTCCATCCCTCGTGAATACATCGGCTCTTGTGATAAAGGTTTCCGTTCTTGTTTAGAAAGAGGATCCCTCATTGGATTCCCTATCATCGGAGTTCGTTGTGTGATCAATGACGGTGCTTACCATGATGTGGATTCATCAGATATGGCATTCCAAATTGGTGCTCGTTACGGGTTCCGCCAAGGATTTGGAAAAGCAGCTCCTATCATTCTCGAGCCAATCATGAGAGTGGAAGTAGAAGGCCCAACTGAATTCCAAGGAGCTATCCTTGCTTCGGTAAACCAAAGACGTGGTATGATCTTAAACACAACCGAAGAAAACGGCTATGCTAAAATCGAAGCGGAAGTGCCTCTTGCAGACATGTTTGGTTACTCCACAGTGCTTCGTTCCTCTACCCAAGGAAAAGCAGAGTTTGCTATGGAATTTTCCAAGTATGCTCCAGTTCCAAGAAACGTAGCGGACGAGCTTATGAAAAAATACAAGGTCAACAACAAAGAAGAAGAATAA
- a CDS encoding Crp/Fnr family transcriptional regulator has product MLEAMFGKFGKVFQPNEVLFCEYEPGNDFYLIKEGKVKITKTIGTSIKTLDVLEAGDILGEMAILEEQPRSATAIAVTEVKALNFNRANFEMLMTKNPALAMKLLHIFSFRIYDQKRRLMILLMDDIIGKVCDVFVMLYEKQYNNDVYNEIILSATVDDIANWCAQPVGEVQKVLMQYVKTGKLDLYPDKIVIHNISDFQRIVNQKRKPT; this is encoded by the coding sequence ATGTTAGAAGCCATGTTTGGAAAGTTTGGAAAGGTATTCCAACCGAACGAAGTATTGTTTTGTGAATATGAACCAGGAAATGACTTTTATCTCATCAAAGAAGGAAAAGTCAAAATCACAAAAACCATTGGAACCAGTATCAAAACCTTGGATGTTTTGGAAGCTGGGGATATTTTGGGAGAGATGGCCATTTTAGAGGAACAACCTCGTTCTGCCACTGCCATTGCCGTCACAGAAGTGAAAGCCCTGAACTTCAACCGTGCGAATTTCGAAATGTTAATGACGAAAAATCCGGCGCTTGCGATGAAACTCCTTCATATTTTTTCCTTTCGAATTTATGACCAAAAACGCCGCCTCATGATTCTTCTTATGGATGATATCATCGGGAAAGTATGCGACGTCTTTGTGATGTTATACGAAAAGCAGTATAACAATGATGTTTACAACGAAATCATCCTTTCTGCCACTGTGGATGACATTGCCAATTGGTGTGCCCAACCTGTAGGCGAAGTCCAAAAGGTCCTCATGCAGTATGTAAAAACAGGCAAACTAGATCTCTATCCGGATAAAATTGTTATTCACAATATCTCCGATTTCCAAAGGATAGTGAATCAGAAACGTAAACCTACGTAA
- a CDS encoding amidohydrolase family protein yields MVNSILFQSASVHRNGKLETNDLFVEGEKISKIDTNLSPNNDSITISLKGKKVYPGFINSHDHLLASYLPKVGGNEKHKSWLSYDNLYKSSGVFAERQQIDPEILYYLGAYKNLFAGVTTVFDHIPHYIQNPFRGILPVKLISDYTLAHSVGTYSLGWGEGPALEYRMAEHAGLPFVTHLAEGLDDDSKQSLRLLEKMDALGGHSVLVHCLPFGPKEVEKILEKGASVVWCPTSNLHIFGKTTNIKLFLDMGVNVCLGTDYSPSGSVNLLEELKTAKSIYFGLYGEELPETTLLKMVTENPRKAFRLGNPDALMPGLSADLLIINDDKKATEVNLSDLSFQQIDLVVVDGYPIYGSEEYRSLFLHFGLETEELSFGGKKKLVAGSPKKLLKQVSDSVGYKKSLAFLPNF; encoded by the coding sequence ATGGTGAACTCGATCCTTTTCCAATCGGCTTCTGTTCATCGGAATGGAAAATTAGAAACGAATGACCTCTTTGTTGAAGGTGAAAAAATTTCTAAAATCGATACAAATTTATCACCAAACAATGATTCTATTACAATTTCATTAAAAGGAAAAAAAGTTTATCCCGGTTTTATCAATTCCCATGACCACCTACTGGCAAGTTACCTTCCGAAAGTGGGAGGAAATGAAAAACACAAATCCTGGTTGTCCTATGACAATTTATATAAAAGTTCCGGTGTCTTTGCAGAACGACAACAAATAGATCCGGAAATTTTGTATTATCTTGGTGCTTATAAAAATCTTTTTGCCGGTGTCACTACTGTCTTTGATCATATCCCACATTACATTCAAAATCCATTTCGGGGAATTTTACCTGTTAAACTTATCTCCGATTACACTTTAGCACATTCCGTTGGAACTTATAGTTTGGGTTGGGGAGAGGGTCCAGCTCTGGAATATAGAATGGCAGAACATGCAGGCCTGCCCTTTGTCACACACTTAGCAGAAGGATTAGATGATGATTCCAAACAATCCCTTCGTCTTTTAGAAAAAATGGATGCCCTTGGCGGACATTCTGTACTCGTACATTGTTTGCCTTTTGGACCAAAAGAAGTGGAAAAAATTCTAGAAAAAGGTGCCTCCGTTGTTTGGTGTCCAACATCAAACCTTCATATCTTTGGAAAAACAACCAATATCAAACTCTTTTTGGATATGGGAGTTAACGTTTGTTTGGGGACTGATTATTCACCAAGTGGATCCGTAAATCTTTTAGAAGAATTAAAAACAGCAAAATCGATTTATTTCGGGTTGTATGGAGAAGAATTGCCCGAAACTACATTATTAAAAATGGTGACAGAAAACCCAAGGAAAGCGTTTCGATTAGGAAATCCTGATGCACTGATGCCTGGTCTATCTGCCGATTTACTCATAATAAACGATGATAAAAAAGCAACTGAGGTCAATCTGTCCGATCTTTCTTTCCAACAAATCGATTTAGTTGTGGTTGATGGATATCCAATTTATGGTTCAGAAGAATACCGATCTCTCTTTTTACATTTTGGTTTAGAAACGGAAGAATTATCCTTTGGTGGTAAAAAGAAATTGGTTGCTGGTTCTCCAAAAAAACTCTTGAAACAAGTTTCTGACAGTGTCGGTTATAAAAAGAGTTTGGCTTTTTTACCTAATTTTTGA
- a CDS encoding DsbA family protein: MENIFKKWMENPISKIVLATNFVFALLFIVSVPSFVREYITQDAVSIGGKKYDLSDVKETSPIAYSKFQSEYKSLIKNTLGEFAQDKLFELVAKDKNIKPSEVLNQGFTPTEPSEEEILNVYMSNKAQLGGKSLSETKDKIVGFLKSQQEQEHSRAVYRDIVTKYPVEFLIKEPAAVRVTVEEKNNPSIGPKDAKITVIEFSDFECPFCKRSQDVNQKLREKYKGQIRWVFRDFPLPFHQDAMYAHMAANCSVSEGKYWDVFNLFFENSGNLGKANVDALVVKAGVSKDKYQSCMKDASNLKAEIDADIQDGQKVGVSGTPAFFINGIFVSGALPFENFDEIIQKELKQ, encoded by the coding sequence ATGGAAAATATTTTTAAAAAGTGGATGGAAAATCCCATCTCCAAAATCGTCCTAGCGACCAATTTCGTTTTCGCCCTTCTCTTTATCGTCAGTGTTCCTTCCTTTGTTCGGGAATACATTACCCAAGATGCGGTCAGTATCGGCGGAAAAAAATATGACCTGAGTGATGTGAAAGAAACTTCTCCGATTGCTTATTCCAAATTCCAATCGGAATACAAAAGCCTGATCAAAAACACACTTGGTGAGTTTGCACAGGACAAATTATTCGAACTTGTTGCAAAAGATAAAAACATCAAACCTTCTGAAGTGTTAAACCAAGGTTTCACTCCAACAGAACCATCAGAAGAAGAAATCTTAAATGTATATATGTCCAATAAAGCTCAGTTAGGTGGAAAGTCTTTGAGCGAAACAAAAGACAAAATTGTTGGTTTCCTTAAGAGCCAACAAGAACAAGAACATAGCCGCGCCGTTTACCGCGACATTGTCACCAAATATCCTGTTGAGTTTTTGATCAAAGAACCTGCCGCAGTGAGAGTGACAGTAGAGGAAAAAAATAACCCTTCCATCGGACCAAAAGATGCAAAAATTACGGTCATTGAATTTTCTGACTTTGAATGTCCATTCTGTAAAAGAAGCCAAGACGTGAACCAAAAACTTCGTGAAAAGTATAAAGGTCAAATTCGTTGGGTCTTCCGTGATTTTCCTCTTCCATTCCACCAAGATGCAATGTATGCACATATGGCTGCTAACTGTTCTGTATCAGAAGGAAAGTATTGGGATGTGTTTAACTTGTTTTTTGAAAACAGTGGAAACTTAGGGAAAGCCAATGTAGATGCGTTGGTAGTGAAAGCTGGTGTTTCGAAAGACAAATACCAATCTTGTATGAAAGATGCATCTAATTTGAAAGCAGAAATCGATGCAGACATCCAAGATGGACAAAAAGTGGGTGTGAGTGGAACTCCTGCATTTTTTATCAATGGAATCTTTGTTTCGGGAGCACTTCCTTTCGAAAACTTCGATGAGATCATCCAAAAAGAACTAAAACAATAA
- a CDS encoding alpha/beta fold hydrolase, which produces MEWKYQTIEREGFALQVAKNNTDGPPLFWIGSALYYPRVIPSEIAEKYEITVVDQRGFAKRTSSKPESREDYALEKLLDDFALVQTELKIPTCPVVGHSGHGYMALSYAREFPKLVSHLVMISTGPSHGAPILEAEVYFQKEASDLRKAAHLQNQIQFQKNLERTPEDFFIHYCVSLEAKGFYQVPFPSRKFWEGIHTNKLAFDYLFGEVFRDIVVEDFFKGLSVPTWICMGKEDYQVAPYYTWNSILKEFPKIKMTVMEKSSHLPFLERPNEFLNEFQNAVLTS; this is translated from the coding sequence ATGGAATGGAAATACCAAACGATTGAAAGAGAGGGATTTGCCCTCCAAGTGGCAAAAAACAATACAGACGGCCCGCCCCTATTTTGGATTGGGAGTGCCTTGTACTACCCAAGAGTCATCCCAAGCGAGATAGCCGAAAAATACGAAATCACCGTGGTGGACCAACGAGGATTTGCCAAACGAACCAGTTCAAAACCGGAATCAAGGGAAGATTATGCTTTGGAGAAACTCTTAGATGATTTTGCCTTGGTCCAAACAGAATTAAAGATCCCAACCTGTCCTGTTGTGGGCCATTCGGGACATGGGTATATGGCACTAAGTTATGCCAGAGAATTTCCGAAACTTGTATCTCACCTTGTTATGATCTCGACTGGCCCAAGCCATGGAGCGCCGATCTTGGAAGCAGAGGTTTATTTTCAAAAAGAAGCCTCAGATCTTCGTAAGGCTGCACACCTGCAAAACCAAATTCAGTTTCAAAAAAATTTAGAAAGAACCCCGGAGGATTTTTTTATCCATTACTGTGTGAGTTTGGAAGCCAAAGGGTTTTACCAAGTTCCTTTTCCTTCTCGAAAGTTTTGGGAAGGAATCCATACCAACAAACTGGCCTTTGATTATCTATTTGGTGAAGTCTTTCGAGACATTGTTGTGGAAGATTTTTTTAAAGGACTTTCTGTTCCCACTTGGATTTGTATGGGAAAAGAAGACTATCAGGTGGCACCTTATTACACTTGGAATTCAATCTTAAAAGAATTTCCTAAGATCAAAATGACGGTGATGGAAAAATCTAGTCATTTACCTTTTTTAGAAAGGCCGAATGAATTTTTAAACGAATTTCAAAATGCAGTCCTCACCTCGTAG